Proteins from a genomic interval of Methanoplanus endosymbiosus:
- the folP gene encoding dihydropteroate synthase, producing the protein MKDFKIGSLTIKENGPVKLIGIVNCSPESFFSESYTRSQDVFSKASELADMGADIIDIGARSTALNAEPISVSEEIFRVKTALKDFSGSGIPVSLDTMHPEVLTAALRYDIDCINDISGLCNPDYAEIAGDSGLPAILMAAKEKPGDSLGIKETTEYLRIVMQRAENSGIENVILDPGIGRWTDEKTPESDWEVCRQFSDLKVFDRPLLAAVSRKSFIGDLLKKPAEERLSGTLAVTMHLLHSGAGFVRAHDTEETRDIIDVYEKLNLIYR; encoded by the coding sequence ATAGGCAGTCTCACAATAAAAGAGAACGGGCCTGTAAAACTGATAGGGATTGTCAATTGCAGCCCCGAATCCTTTTTTTCCGAGTCTTACACCAGATCACAGGATGTCTTCAGCAAAGCCTCAGAGCTGGCAGATATGGGTGCTGATATAATTGACATAGGTGCAAGAAGCACTGCACTGAATGCAGAACCGATCTCAGTCAGTGAAGAAATATTTCGGGTAAAAACTGCCCTTAAGGACTTTTCCGGAAGCGGGATTCCGGTCTCACTGGATACCATGCACCCGGAAGTACTCACTGCCGCGCTCAGATATGATATAGACTGTATAAATGACATATCAGGCCTCTGCAACCCGGATTATGCAGAGATTGCCGGAGACAGCGGGCTTCCGGCAATACTGATGGCGGCAAAGGAAAAGCCTGGGGACAGTCTGGGAATAAAAGAGACCACAGAATATCTCAGAATAGTCATGCAGAGAGCAGAAAATTCCGGCATTGAAAATGTCATACTTGATCCCGGAATCGGAAGGTGGACTGATGAAAAAACACCGGAATCTGACTGGGAAGTATGCAGACAGTTCTCAGATCTGAAGGTTTTCGACAGACCCCTGCTTGCGGCTGTATCAAGAAAATCCTTCATAGGAGATCTGCTTAAAAAGCCGGCAGAGGAGAGACTCTCCGGCACTCTTGCAGTAACTATGCACCTCTTACATTCAGGTGCAGGCTTTGTGAGGGCACATGACACAGAAGAGACAAGAGATATAATAGATGTATATGAAAAATTAAATCTGATCTACAGATGA
- the cofE gene encoding coenzyme F420-0:L-glutamate ligase — MNSSYTVFGIKTGIIIPGDNITDTILNSLKYPDSLKDGDIIVIAESALASSEGCIIELSDVNPTDEALILSRRYNTDPKLTEVVLRESDSVVGGIPGFLLCMKNGTLLPNAGVDGSNAPDGTVVTLPKNPDRSAERIHHEIFEKTGIRAGIIIADSRTHAMRLGCSGVAIGCYGITAVSDEKGREDLFGRALEVTELAIADNIASAAELVMGEADESTPVAIIRGLGLEINNDIGVQSIEPSGCLFMGVAMNSNPSLFN; from the coding sequence ATGAACTCTTCATATACAGTTTTCGGGATTAAAACCGGAATTATAATTCCGGGTGACAATATCACAGACACCATTTTAAACAGCCTGAAATACCCGGATTCCCTGAAAGACGGGGACATAATAGTAATTGCTGAAAGCGCACTCGCATCTTCCGAAGGGTGCATCATAGAGCTTTCTGATGTAAACCCGACAGACGAAGCGCTTATACTTAGCAGGAGATATAATACAGATCCAAAACTTACAGAAGTCGTGCTAAGGGAGAGCGACTCGGTAGTAGGCGGCATACCGGGATTTCTGCTCTGCATGAAAAACGGAACTCTGCTCCCGAATGCCGGTGTTGACGGCTCCAATGCTCCGGATGGCACAGTAGTAACACTCCCAAAGAACCCTGACAGAAGTGCTGAGAGAATCCATCATGAGATCTTTGAAAAGACCGGCATCAGAGCAGGTATAATTATTGCGGATTCAAGGACACATGCCATGCGCCTCGGATGTTCAGGTGTTGCAATAGGATGCTACGGCATAACCGCAGTATCGGATGAAAAAGGAAGAGAAGATCTCTTCGGCAGGGCGCTTGAGGTGACTGAGCTTGCCATTGCCGACAATATAGCATCTGCCGCCGAACTTGTGATGGGAGAAGCAGATGAGAGCACCCCTGTAGCCATCATACGGGGACTTGGACTTGAGATCAACAATGACATTGGGGTGCAGTCAATTGAGCCTTCAGGATGCCTCTTTATGGGTGTGGCGATGAACTCCAACCCTTCCCTTTTCAACTGA
- the cofC gene encoding 2-phospho-L-lactate guanylyltransferase has protein sequence MVHAVIPFRPTNPKTRLSCILSQEEREKFALAMLSDVICTTNSACCRTVLLCTEDISVEGAETVVKPLGLNEALNEYLSETDDSVFIIMSDLPLATAESVIGMVKTGSDIAVVPGRGGGTNAIFVKNPDKFHVDFYGASFSDHLNICRDEGLTVEVIDSFRLSTDIDEKEDLVEIFLHSEGESRGFLENLGVKMSVEKGRVGVHRHTHKEAS, from the coding sequence ATGGTTCATGCTGTCATTCCCTTCAGGCCAACGAACCCGAAGACCAGACTGTCCTGCATTCTAAGTCAGGAGGAGAGGGAGAAATTTGCCCTGGCAATGCTCTCCGATGTTATATGTACAACCAATTCTGCATGCTGCCGGACGGTTCTTCTCTGCACAGAGGATATATCAGTTGAGGGCGCTGAAACAGTGGTAAAACCTCTTGGCTTAAATGAGGCGCTGAATGAATATCTCTCTGAGACTGATGACTCTGTTTTTATCATAATGTCAGATCTTCCTCTTGCAACCGCAGAGTCTGTTATTGGTATGGTAAAGACCGGTTCTGACATTGCAGTCGTTCCCGGAAGGGGCGGCGGGACCAATGCAATATTTGTGAAAAATCCTGATAAATTTCATGTTGATTTCTACGGCGCAAGCTTTTCTGACCATCTGAATATATGCCGTGATGAAGGACTTACGGTTGAGGTTATAGACTCCTTCCGGTTATCAACCGATATTGATGAGAAAGAGGATCTCGTTGAGATCTTCCTTCACTCTGAAGGTGAAAGCCGGGGCTTTCTTGAGAATCTTGGGGTAAAAATGTCAGTTGAAAAGGGAAGGGTTGGAGTTCATCGCCACACCCATAAAGAGGCATCCTGA
- a CDS encoding ferredoxin-thioredoxin reductase catalytic domain-containing protein, which yields MTEDEKKTFEELEEKILGWAERYAEKNGWELNRKDDQASVVARGLAKNRVMYGARYCPCRIRSGDPKADRDIICPCKFHRDEIAKDGYCHCMLFKKKE from the coding sequence TTGACTGAAGATGAAAAGAAGACATTTGAAGAGCTTGAAGAGAAGATTCTTGGATGGGCTGAGAGATATGCAGAGAAGAACGGCTGGGAGCTGAACAGAAAAGACGATCAGGCATCTGTCGTGGCCAGAGGCCTTGCAAAGAACAGGGTTATGTATGGCGCAAGGTACTGTCCCTGCCGAATCAGATCCGGAGACCCCAAAGCTGACCGTGATATTATCTGCCCATGCAAATTCCACAGGGATGAGATTGCAAAGGACGGATACTGCCACTGCATGTTATTTAAGAAAAAGGAATAG
- the purQ gene encoding phosphoribosylformylglycinamidine synthase I gives MRFAVLQFGGSNCDKDALHVLRDVCGVDTDLIWYRDGLKRDYDGIVIPGGFSYGDYLRAGAIATRTPVMADVVRHADKGGLVLGICNGAQISAESSLVPGVFTINEYPKFICREVFLRVENADSPFTSAYSEGEVIRLPIAHKEGRYVASPDDIAALKAEKRVAFCFCDEDGEVTPESNPNGTTDNITGILGKGGNVLAMMPHPERASEDVLGSSDGKKIFDSMISYIESL, from the coding sequence ATGAGATTTGCCGTTCTTCAGTTTGGAGGGAGCAACTGCGATAAGGATGCTCTTCATGTGCTGAGGGATGTATGCGGTGTTGATACTGATCTTATCTGGTACAGGGACGGGCTTAAAAGGGATTATGACGGTATTGTAATTCCCGGAGGTTTCAGCTATGGTGATTATCTTCGTGCAGGTGCAATAGCTACAAGAACGCCTGTTATGGCAGATGTAGTGAGACATGCTGATAAGGGCGGTCTTGTGCTTGGGATATGCAATGGTGCGCAGATCTCGGCTGAAAGCAGTCTCGTTCCTGGTGTTTTTACCATCAATGAATACCCTAAATTCATATGCAGGGAAGTTTTTCTGAGGGTTGAGAATGCTGATTCACCTTTCACATCCGCTTATTCGGAAGGTGAGGTCATCAGACTCCCGATCGCCCACAAGGAGGGGCGTTATGTCGCTTCACCTGATGATATTGCTGCCCTGAAGGCGGAGAAGAGGGTTGCTTTCTGTTTCTGTGATGAGGATGGTGAAGTAACACCTGAATCCAACCCAAACGGCACCACAGATAATATCACCGGAATACTTGGCAAAGGTGGGAATGTGCTTGCCATGATGCCTCATCCTGAGAGGGCATCAGAAGATGTGCTTGGCTCATCAGACGGCAAAAAAATCTTTGACTCTATGATCTCATATATTGAGTCACTGTAA
- the purS gene encoding phosphoribosylformylglycinamidine synthase subunit PurS, producing MIFDVKIIISLKSGMLDPEACAIQHALSNLGFETEYLTNSKLYNVGIKAEDAESAKARAEEMCGRLLANPVIQSYSVEVTE from the coding sequence ATGATATTTGACGTAAAAATTATAATCTCACTTAAATCAGGCATGCTTGACCCGGAAGCCTGTGCAATTCAGCACGCACTATCAAACCTTGGGTTTGAAACAGAATATCTGACCAATTCAAAGCTTTACAATGTTGGAATTAAGGCAGAGGATGCTGAATCTGCAAAAGCCAGGGCAGAGGAGATGTGCGGCAGGCTTCTGGCAAACCCGGTAATTCAAAGTTATTCTGTTGAGGTAACAGAATGA
- the purC gene encoding phosphoribosylaminoimidazolesuccinocarboxamide synthase: protein MQTGELLYKGKAKSIYRTDKDDELLAVFRDDITAFNGEKKDEFAGKGEYNFAASAFFFDFLEKNGVKTHYLRAVDERSMIVSKLNMIPLEVIARNRAAGSVVKMFPFEEGQILDPPVVVTDYKDDERGDPSINDDLIVALGLLTPEELADVREKTLTINRLLSDFFEGLGLILVDFKIEFGRKDGMILLGDEISMDSMRLWDMSTMESFDKDVYRFDKGDLMSAYARVVEKINQWKDSHME, encoded by the coding sequence ATGCAAACCGGAGAACTTCTCTATAAAGGAAAAGCGAAATCCATCTACAGAACAGATAAGGATGATGAACTCCTTGCTGTCTTCAGGGATGATATTACAGCGTTTAACGGAGAAAAAAAGGATGAATTTGCAGGCAAAGGGGAGTACAACTTCGCAGCGTCAGCATTCTTCTTTGATTTTCTTGAGAAAAACGGGGTGAAGACCCACTATTTAAGAGCAGTTGATGAACGGTCAATGATTGTATCAAAACTCAATATGATTCCTCTTGAGGTTATTGCAAGAAACCGCGCTGCGGGATCTGTTGTGAAGATGTTTCCTTTTGAGGAAGGGCAGATTCTTGACCCCCCGGTTGTTGTTACGGATTACAAGGATGATGAGAGAGGAGATCCGTCAATAAATGATGATCTCATTGTGGCTCTTGGTCTTTTAACACCTGAAGAACTGGCGGATGTCCGTGAAAAAACCCTTACAATTAACAGACTTCTCTCTGATTTCTTTGAGGGACTTGGCCTGATTCTTGTTGATTTTAAGATCGAATTCGGAAGGAAGGACGGTATGATTCTCCTTGGTGATGAGATCAGTATGGATTCAATGAGACTGTGGGACATGAGTACTATGGAATCATTTGACAAGGACGTGTACAGATTTGATAAAGGAGATCTGATGTCTGCATACGCCCGTGTTGTAGAAAAGATAAATCAGTGGAAAGACTCTCATATGGAGTGA
- the cofG gene encoding 7,8-didemethyl-8-hydroxy-5-deazariboflavin synthase subunit CofG has translation MQQRVITYSRNAFLPLTSVCRNRCGYCTFRRPVGDGCVMAREEAERVLEMSASAGCTEALFTFGEMPEQEAGFIDNIEKQGFSTVLEYCYHLSERAIEYGMLPHTNAGVLEYDDLEWLSEVNASMGLMLETTAEIPAHKNCPGKRPEVRIECIENAGKLRIPFTTGLLLGIGETESDREESFEVIAGIHKRYGHIQEVIIQNFCPKEGTAMERWPVIGSSEICETIKTAKEILPRDIAVQIPPNLADASRLIGCGVDDLGGVSPVTIDYVNPEHPWPAIDELKVIAGDRGIQERLCIYQKYIRKGWYPSALSDLIDKLGKDIQQRNEINSLNNSQ, from the coding sequence ATGCAACAAAGGGTGATCACCTACTCAAGAAATGCATTCCTTCCGCTTACATCTGTATGCAGGAACAGGTGTGGCTACTGCACATTCCGGAGGCCTGTCGGCGACGGTTGTGTTATGGCACGGGAGGAAGCCGAAAGGGTCCTTGAAATGAGCGCCTCTGCGGGCTGCACTGAGGCGTTGTTCACATTCGGAGAGATGCCTGAACAGGAGGCAGGATTTATTGACAATATTGAGAAGCAGGGTTTTTCAACTGTGCTTGAATACTGTTACCATCTCTCGGAAAGGGCAATTGAATATGGCATGCTGCCGCATACAAATGCCGGGGTGCTTGAATATGACGACCTTGAATGGTTGTCTGAAGTCAATGCGAGCATGGGCCTTATGCTTGAGACAACAGCCGAAATTCCGGCGCACAAAAACTGCCCCGGAAAGAGGCCGGAAGTCCGTATCGAGTGTATTGAAAACGCCGGTAAACTCCGCATCCCGTTCACAACCGGACTTCTGCTTGGCATTGGTGAGACTGAAAGCGACAGGGAGGAATCCTTTGAGGTTATCGCCGGTATTCATAAGAGATACGGGCATATCCAGGAAGTGATCATTCAGAATTTCTGCCCGAAAGAGGGTACTGCAATGGAGAGGTGGCCCGTTATTGGCAGCAGTGAGATCTGTGAGACAATTAAGACTGCAAAGGAGATCCTGCCCCGCGACATCGCAGTTCAGATCCCGCCAAACCTTGCTGATGCCTCCCGCCTGATTGGCTGTGGCGTTGATGACCTTGGCGGCGTATCGCCTGTAACGATAGATTATGTCAACCCTGAACATCCCTGGCCGGCAATTGATGAACTGAAAGTTATTGCCGGAGACAGGGGGATTCAGGAGAGACTGTGCATCTATCAGAAGTATATCCGTAAAGGATGGTACCCTTCAGCACTCAGTGATCTCATAGATAAACTGGGTAAAGATATTCAGCAGAGAAACGAAATTAATAGTCTGAATAATAGCCAGTAA